The Salmo salar chromosome ssa06, Ssal_v3.1, whole genome shotgun sequence sequence GTATTTGATTAGTGGTTAGTGAATGTGTTCATGCTTGGTTAGTGTAGTCACGGTATCATTGTAATAATTTAGGAACAAGTAGTACACATTTAAATGAAAAGTAACAACTATGGAAATATCTAGATATCCTTTAAATCCGTACGGCATAATGTCTTAACTACAGTACCAAATGTGTATGTGTCTCAAATGCTTTCTGCAGGTCTCCTTGAGCAAACAAGAGGTTGTCCAGGGTATGTCAGTCATGACATGTGGAGTGGTCATCAGTGCAATATCACCCAATGAAACAGAAGGTTTGCATTACAACATGCAGTAACTACCTAGCTGTTCTCAATGGCAACTTGGTTTCATTACCTCAAATCAACAATTTGTCATCCCTACTTTCCCAGGTCTTGATTTCCTCACTGTCAATTTTGACAGTacaaatccaaaatgctgcaCGGTAAGGATATTTCTGAATGTGTGATAATAAATCATTGAGACCCCAGTAACACCATATGGAAAAGTACTAAAACTGTCAGTCAGGCAACACACTGACAGATGTGGTTTCTTGATCtcatcctcatgtctcacctccAAAGTAGATTATTGATTAAGGCAATTATATATAATGGGTATGCATACAGTACTGCAGTTTGGAGTAACATCCCACAATGATTTTTGCTCCTAACCTATCAGGATATTTAATTTGACCATGCTATGTTGACAGGAGATCAGAACCCAAAACATTAAAATCAGAATCCTGGAGGATAAGactttcactgtctgtctggacaaAGACTGTCGCAGGAAATACACACATGTCCAAAGGTCAGAGATCACACTCATCAGCAATAGAATGCCATGATGCTCCACCATCTCTACTATTGATGAATACTATACAGTAGTTATTTGGTTGTCTTTTACAGAGAATTTCCCTGGGCTCAAACTGTAATAACTAAGTAACTAACACTCTTTTACAGCATTGAGATCTCTCCATGTTTGGATCCAGGGTATTGCCTCCAGACAAGTTCCAAGTCCAAGTTCagtgtgggagaggagagggaggtggggctGAGCAAATACATGTGCAAGATCCTGCCTCTGCCAATCAACACCTTCACTGGCATCAACCACTGAGGGGATTTGATTATTTAGCCCGGGCTCTGTCCCGGGCGTGAGCCAGGTGCCCCGGTCTGGCCAACGGCGAAGTAAGCTAAAAAATAAAAGTGACGTCGGTTATGCACgtggagtaatgagtaggattcaCATACGAAATTTTGATTAAAAAGTGttttatctgccttcccaatgaaatCTAGTTTGAAAATTCGAACATATATTTTATGAAAAGAGAtgtatgtattttttattgtattttattatgatccccattagctgttgcaaaagcagcagctacttttcctgggttccacacaaaacacgaaacattacataatacagaacattaatagacaagaacagctcaaagacagaactacatacatttaaaaaaaaaggcacatgtagcctacatatccatgcatacacacaaactatctaggtcaaataggggagaggcgttgtaccgcgaggtgttgctttatctgttttttttaaaccaggtttgctgtttatttgagcaatataagataatggctctatatataatactgtatgctttcttaaattcgttctggatttggggaccgtgaaaagacccctggtggcatgtctggttgggtacgtgtgtgtgtcagttgtgTGTAAGCTGACggtgcaaacaatttgggattttcaacacaatgtttcttataaaaagaagaagtgatgcagtcggTCTCTcctttatatcagccctctgtgtcacgcctgctcccactcttcccccctggcactcgagggcgccaggctccccagcattgcgcactcctgccatcatcattacacacacctgcctttccccgtcacgcgcatcagcgattattggactcacctggactcaatcacctctgtcattaccatCCCTATATTTGTCTGGTTCCCCactctgttccctgcttctgcATTAATTGTTGTTTGTCTTtgtttacccgtgtgctgacactgttcctgttctgttcctaattaaatgtttgactccctgtacctgcttctcatctccagcgtcggTCATTACACTCTGACTATAATAAAGAGCAAGACATGCCGCTCTGTGCTGGgccatatgttttgaccatgacagtttacaatctaaggtactggcaagtaatttagtctcctcaacttgttcaaaagCCACacaattcattaccagattcagctgaggtttagaacttagggaatgatttgtaccaaatacaatgctcttagttttaaagATGTTCAGGATCAGTTTATTATTGACCACccaacagactgcaactctttttagggtttcagtgacttcattacctgtggttgctgatgtgtatatggttgaatcatcagcatggacacacatgctttgcttaatgccagtggcaggtcattggtaaaaatagaaaagagtggagggcctagagagctgccctgcggtacaacacacaacacacttttacaagctccctcatgacgccaggacagcggagtcaatcaccaccatCCGGAGAcatctgaaaccccacctctttaaggaatacctgggataggataaagtaatccttctaacccacccccccccaaaaagaaaaaaaaatatagatgtactattataaagtggttgttccactggatatcataaggtgaatgcaccaatttgtaagttgctctggataagagcgtctgctaaatgatgtaaatgatattagagaagcttccattaaagaaacccCTTTGAGttgtattagatagatagctctgaattcacaatatggcagaggttgaaaagccataacacatacgtttttttcaacaacaggttatggtaaataatatcaaaggctgaatgaaatctaacagtacagctcccacaatcttcttattatcaatttctttcaaccaattatcagtcatttgtgtcagtgcagtacatgttgaatgcccttctctataagcatgctgaaagtctgttgttaatttgtttacagagaaatagcattgtatttggtcaaacacattttttccccccaacagtttgctaagagctggcagcaagtttataagtctgctgttagaaccagtaaaggccacgTTACCACTCTTGGGTATCTGAATTACCTtggcttccctccaagcctgaggacaaagactttcctctatgCTCAGATTAAAGAGATGAAAGATTGGAGTGGCTATAGAACCAGCTActatcctcagtagctttccatccaagttgtcattGCCAGGAAGTTTGTCTTTATTGATTGGTAACAATAATTTTCCACctgtcccacactaactttacaaaattcaaacttacaatgcttttctttcattctttttttattttttatgcatgaatatgatggctcactgttcattgttggcatttcctgcctaagtttgcccacttagccaatgaagtaatcattaaaataattgccaACATCGAATGGTTTTGTGCTGAATAagtcatctgattcaatgaaagatggagttgaatttgtctttctgcccataattgcATTTAAAGTCCTCCAAAAtgttttatatcattgatcttggcttcataatacaattTGTTCTTCTTTTTGATGcgtttagtcacatcatttctcagtttgcagtaagtcagatgtgcagccagacttattagccactcctttttcctcatctctttcaaccatacagttttttcaattcttcatcaatccatggagccttaacagttctaacagtcagtttcttaattaactgtaacggctgtcgttagagaaagaccaaggtgcagcggaggatgtgttcatcttgaatgaattttaatacaaagagagaacacttgacaaaataaacaaaatgacagctgacagttctgtcaggaactaACAACGAAACAGAaagcactaaacagaaacaatcacccacaaaaacccaaaggaaaaccagggtactgtcgtgtctttggctatgccggattaaaacctcttgagcatctgatcccgttagcgggatcaaaatccagcgaaaaatcatatcgccaattagcattaaaaaaatatcataattttttacaaaaataaaaaatatatattttttttttttatagatacacctctcctgaatcgacccacgtcgtccgatttcaaaaaggttttacaggaaaagcaaatcattagattatattagatgagtccatcgtaaaaagcagcttcatagccattttccgaccaaccacttccatcacatataatcaataaacagctaaatgtagcactaaccttttacaaacttcatcagatggcacccctaggacatcatgttatacaatgcatgcattcttttgttcaataaaggtcatatttatatataaaaacagcattttacatctctgtctgacgttgactacctaatttcccctcaaaagcgtcccggtaaacaatgctacgtttcaataaattgctatactataacgattttttaaatgtatattgtcaatctaacatttatagatgaatatctcttgagaacacccgtcataccagattttaaattaactttactgggtaatcacactttgcgatactcagaaaatgagctaatatacagtgctcggcgccatcttggacgcaacagtatgaaccatctcatcttctataatattgtcaataatcgcctacctttagttgtcttcatcagaaagcatcccaggtccacaacagatgtattttcggtcaaaaagtccatacttcacgttccattagcctgatgttggtagcgcgtcctatggctctctccaagcgcagctctgaagttcataatgaaagcaatcctcgcgcatgtaggttcgttcagacatgtcaaacgttgtataaaataaatcttcagggcctctaacaccaagagagccaataagattcgagggggatgatgtcatggcctttaaaaccgtttccaaaggtgggggcagacatggccgccggcgtcataatggtgatggcccatcccctgtgaccaatttcaaactcctgtcattcactgagttttgactctataaggctcaaaccactgtgaaaggactggcgacatctagtggaagcaataggaagtgccaaaatattcctaaacccctgtgtttttcaatgggataggtttaaagtcaatacaacacatcaggtatccacttcctgtcagaaaatgtctcagggttttgcctgccaaatgagttctgttatactcacagacaccattcaaacagttttagaaactttagagtgttttctatccatatataataagtatatgcatgccctatcttctgagtttgattagtaggccgttgaaaatgggaacaattttttttcaaaatgcgctgtggcgccccctatcctagggtatcctcaagaattaagtgatatgacatgctaacttataaaatgatttctctgtaattaatattacctgattaagctaatcatgtaaatgtaattaactagaaagtcggggcaccacggaagaacgtttatagagccgttatcttccgaataaactcttaaaatactttgtaatattttacatcgatagcagtcaatattaacccttatcttattttcagtctcataatgaaagttgtaaattcttggctatcttcacgaaccctggctaacaagttgaatcagcaatacaaaattgggtttaattatttatttactaaatacctaactaatcacacagaattacaaatacacagaatacaatgatgtcatacagaattcccccctggtgaacggaacctgtatgaaagctggttacacaaaggaaagggggttgggcttgaatgaaagagcgggaagatttaggaacaaagaaacagcagctatgctatcgtaaatacattatcttatgcattctaaattaccgcccatttgtaaaaggaaaatgcaataaatatttactctgagctgcgcttcggtagattggtcgtagatgctggccgggttggccaacagatcttcctgttactcggaagaatgtctctggtggtaaattggatacatggtggtatcttcgtccgtctgttagactggatccgtcgtccgtcctttcctagcccacgtatacagcggccgctgctaactcaacggctaggaagtagcacttctgtagtgaataagctcaaagttcataccagttcataccatagctcacgccgaggttggcttagttctgtccttgacatgtgtgtccttctaacgtagaggctgcagacctcccgtactggaacaactggttatcttttcgtcaaaggcttatatagtggagaggggggaaggatgtgtttcatcgtttataacccctcctcttcacaggggtgggccactgatcaagcagggcactttccttatgaaaacccaattctctcatttggaagctaaaattacatttaatctcctaacaaacaatttcaatatcaaacatttcaattgcataacaattccatgttactctgataactagagagtgtatactttctcaggtaccgtttatgtcgtcctgtcatcagtcataatgtctcagatgacaagcgaactgacatacatactcattacgttatcaagcatatttccaactggttttattaccaaaatatggttcctttccccatttgtttgatgttcccagtctctctatatttaacaggacagcagtccttcagtagggtcagtaagagaggggaagggagaaaggtatttatggggggggggtcataaaccttacccacaggccaacgtcatgacagtacttatgtgtgactccgaatcagcaacaacgaactacagctgtgcctgattgggagccacacacggcccaaaacaaagaaatacaaaaacatagaaaaatgaacatagaacgcccacccaatgtaacaccctggcctaaccaaaataaagaacaaaaacccctctctatggccagggagtTACATTAACAGgtacatgtttatcaataattggaagaagcaatttcataaattcatcaagtgcagcgtcatTAATCACATAAgaccaaaaaaatatattttacatcatCCACATTAAAGTCACAGtaaaatattttgtatgatctcttatacactattttaggcccaggttttggaactttggctttgctggatatagccactatattgtgatcactgcatccaatgggtaccgATACAggtttagaacaaagttctacagtattagtaaaaatgtgatcaatacatgtggatgatcttgttcctgtagtgtttgtaaacaccctggttgTTTGTTTCTGAGTGATGCAACATGTGCCTAGTAGACAACATGACGGCGCAGATTACTGTTCAATTTGAGAATTGCGCTCATTCCCATTCACGTCATGGGCCATAGACAGGTGCACTGTGGTTCAGCTTAATCGATGCCAATGCCTAGTAGTGTGGGCGGGGTTCAACAGGTACAGTACATTTTTTAGAGCTGTCACTCCTGTCTAAAAAGTGCAGAGATATTCTTGAAACACAACTAACGTATGTAATTTTCTGTAACACAGCATACTGACTGTATAAAGACATGTTTATCAGTTGTATATTTCCTTGCAAATTCCTGATGGACAGTCCAGTGAATTGTTGATGTTTTGAATGTACTTCATTTGGATTACTTTCTACAGTGCTTGTTTGCAATAAATGCCACTGCCTTCCTAATGGGGCTGGCGGGGTTTGCGGTGGATGACTTCCTGCTGTGGCAGATGCAGGACCATGGGAGCAGCGAGCTGCACATGGGCCTCTCTTTAGCCGTAGCGTTGCTCTCCCGGGCCGCCTTCCCTCTGCTGAGTGGCCGGGTGTCGAAGCTCCTGAGCCCAGGCAGGGTGCTGCTGGTGGGGACGGCCTGCCTGGCCCTGCAGTGCCTCTACTACTCCTTCCTGTGGGGCCCATGGGCTGCAATACCTGTCCAGGTGCTGAGCTGCTTCAGCAGTGGCGCCCTCTGGTGGGCAGTGCAGGTGCAGTGTGAGGACGTGGCCACGCCGGGCACAGAGAGGAGCGTGAGGAGGGTCTACCAGGCCCTCTCTCTGGACCTGGGGGCAGGGCTGGGCAGCATGGCCGGGGGGTTTGTTGTCCACAGGTTTGGGGTATCTGTGCTATTCAGAGGCATAGCGGTGATGCTGCTCCTGTGGTGCCTGGTTCTGCCCCTGCTCCAGTGGAAAGCCCCACACCAACGCAGGATCAACTACTCCCGCCTCGTCGCTGCTGACACCAGTGAAGTGAGTGAATCAGAGTCGGAGCAGGAGACAGACTGCCTGGAGAAAGTCCTGGAGGATGACGAGCAATAATAACATGGGCAGGAGTATAAATCATTAGACCTAAGGAACAATATGCAACATAATGGAAGGATGACATTATCAATTCTGCTCCTGGACGATTCCACCACCACTTACAGACATGTCACTCTTCATTTAGTCTGCCTTCTTGCTGCTCCACAAACTGCTAAGTGAATCTGTCCCTGGCTGGTTTAATTGAAAACCCAGTATTGCTTTTTAATTCTCTTTACGGCAGCTTTATTCATTTAGTGCTAATGCTCTAGCATTCCCCACCTGCCCAGAAGGCATTTAGCATTCTTCAGTTAAACTAAACACGTGGACTGCAAGCCTCACTATTGCACTGGAGGTTGATCCACTGTGAATGCAGAGTGATGATAAACTGTCATTTGCATAAGCTATCAAGAAACTCTGGATAGCAAATAACGGAGAAGAATTAGGTGTGGGCAGGTGACTGTGCGAGTGCTTATGAGTGTTACTACAGTCCACGTTAGGCAGCTTTACTGTCTGTAACATAAGGCCTCTTGAGAGCAGGTGTGGTCTTTGGGCGAGAcaaaaccctggactaacagACTCATCCTGTATGTGTGGTTTAGCCTGCTCTCACATGACAAAGATACTTACTCTCTTGAGTCCACTGTGAAAATTTTGTTTTGTTCAACTGTAGTAGAACTCACCCCTTGGGTCAGTTTCCTAACTAAACATGAAGTGCCTCTTGTGTGGGGGAAGTATTTGAAGCTATCTGTGGTTGGTTGCTGAACTTGTAGGTTAGATGGTGTTTGCTAAACCTGTATTTCAAAGGATGTTTGCCAAACTTGCCACAGGTGACATGGCCCATTTTGACCTGACTGTTATTTCAGAATATCAGCCAGAGACACTAATATAGTTTAGCACCTCTCCCTGAAACCTTTGTCTAATTTACAATGCTTGGAGTGGATAtaacaatacattacatacagtGGTTGATATACATGTCCAATGACTAGTAGTATATCAATAAAAATATGAGTATTATTGTGCCTTGAAGACATTCTCAAATATTGATGACTGCCATTACAATACCTTTTGTTTATCTAATGTTTGTAGTCTGTTTATTGATACATTGTAAGTCAATGCAGTGGACAGTATATGTCAATACCTCATAACAGCATAGtgtcaaacatcagaaaatgtcTTGTAGTGTTTTTAAACAACACAAGCAGGAAACCCAATGCCTCTTGTGTCAATATCAATACGCCTCTTAATGTAACAAAGCAAAAGTCAGCAGTATGTGGAACTCCTCTTGAATCTTTGTATTTGGCCTTGTCTGTCATGACTCATGCCTGGAGAACAGTCAGTTGAGTGATAAGGAGCTGTCAGCCTGAGCAGGCGCCATAAGTAAAATATTTGTTTTCCAACAGTACCAGTCGGTCCCAGACGGTGGTCCTTCTGTTCAAGTCCACCTCATACTGTTGACTTACTCACGCACTATCCTGACCTTATCAGCCAGAGATA is a genomic window containing:
- the LOC106607011 gene encoding major facilitator superfamily domain-containing protein 6-like, yielding MGLAGFAVDDFLLWQMQDHGSSELHMGLSLAVALLSRAAFPLLSGRVSKLLSPGRVLLVGTACLALQCLYYSFLWGPWAAIPVQVLSCFSSGALWWAVQVQCEDVATPGTERSVRRVYQALSLDLGAGLGSMAGGFVVHRFGVSVLFRGIAVMLLLWCLVLPLLQWKAPHQRRINYSRLVAADTSEVSESESEQETDCLEKVLEDDEQ